In Bacteroidia bacterium, one genomic interval encodes:
- a CDS encoding T9SS type A sorting domain-containing protein encodes MLNANIGKLENVRQYSSDVATLTTADAINIALVDDNDIELYTKTVMSIFLNTLAIDSALSAHDSTTLQSIAAMNWYQAGNSIYLAAAMLGMEIHPVVEPEPGARLSNTVVNEKDDKETTESITLMPNPVNTVLTITGLKADDNTLTVYDGTGKCIYKTDVRSGQLSLNVSSYPAGIYLLITQSPSGSIHKAKFAVMR; translated from the coding sequence ATGCTCAATGCCAACATAGGCAAGCTCGAAAATGTGCGGCAATACAGCAGTGATGTTGCCACCTTAACAACTGCCGATGCCATTAATATTGCGTTGGTTGATGATAATGACATTGAGCTTTACACCAAAACGGTGATGAGCATTTTCCTCAATACCTTAGCCATTGATTCGGCACTGTCAGCGCATGATTCCACCACACTGCAATCCATAGCCGCCATGAACTGGTACCAGGCGGGCAATTCCATTTACCTGGCTGCCGCCATGCTGGGCATGGAAATACACCCCGTAGTGGAGCCTGAGCCGGGCGCAAGGTTAAGCAACACGGTGGTTAACGAAAAAGATGATAAAGAAACAACGGAGAGTATAACGCTTATGCCCAACCCGGTAAATACCGTTTTAACCATAACAGGATTAAAGGCGGATGATAATACGCTAACCGTTTATGACGGAACGGGAAAATGTATTTATAAAACGGATGTGCGCAGCGGGCAACTTTCGCTTAACGTCAGCTCTTATCCTGCGGGCATTTACCTGTTAATAACTCAATCGCCTTCGGGCAGCATTCACAAAGCAAAATTTGCCGTAATGCGGTAG
- a CDS encoding T9SS type A sorting domain-containing protein produces MKKLLIILMVLLSELVYAQNQNSVWCFGDSALIDFSDTSNIIVGTCGLDSRGSCVSISNNNGELLFSAATRAGFGNFTGRVFDAQNSLMSNGDAIAGEGWYNEMIIVPNPANDSTYYLFSIDVASIHGLYYSIVDMKLNNGLGDVTVKNVQLQSFNMVDCLNAVKHGNGRDWWVIFRRDPQFNPSNEFLTYLITPSGISNYTQQNVGGPIYSNNADIAFSPSGNKVAVTSYNGLIEILNFDRCTGQLTLQHQIQTGVLVSPTPALWSVAFSPDESKLYISNCDTTTYLFQYDLNAANIATSKDTLWTISSPKYAGGGLKLAPDNKIYMSSWYDNQLMFPYPYPDSVYNVFNMNLSVINQPDSLGTACNFQPYSFYLGGKRTYLGLPNNPDYELGALTGSICDTLTSVKEITEQNAINIFPNPFFNKIAFQYQQHSSTKIKEATIFNSMGEIVFEKKVAQTLYELDLSFLPNGVYFLTIHTEKSTIAKKLVKL; encoded by the coding sequence ATGAAAAAACTGTTAATCATTCTAATGGTTTTATTGAGTGAACTCGTTTATGCTCAAAATCAAAACTCCGTTTGGTGTTTTGGAGACAGTGCTTTAATTGATTTTAGCGATACTTCAAATATTATAGTGGGGACATGTGGTTTGGATAGTAGAGGATCATGTGTTTCTATTAGTAATAATAATGGCGAATTATTATTTTCAGCAGCAACAAGAGCCGGATTCGGTAATTTTACTGGGCGTGTATTTGATGCACAAAATAGTCTAATGTCAAATGGTGATGCAATCGCAGGAGAAGGATGGTATAATGAAATGATAATAGTACCTAATCCTGCCAATGACAGCACCTATTATTTATTTTCTATAGATGTTGCTTCAATACATGGTTTATATTATAGTATAGTGGATATGAAACTAAATAATGGATTGGGTGATGTAACTGTTAAAAACGTTCAATTACAAAGTTTCAATATGGTAGATTGCCTGAATGCTGTTAAGCATGGTAATGGGAGAGACTGGTGGGTAATATTCAGGCGCGACCCACAGTTTAATCCTTCCAATGAGTTTTTAACTTATTTAATAACCCCATCCGGCATAAGTAATTACACTCAGCAAAATGTAGGTGGTCCTATCTATTCTAACAATGCTGATATTGCATTTTCACCTTCGGGAAATAAAGTTGCTGTAACCAGTTATAACGGACTGATAGAAATTTTGAATTTTGACAGATGTACAGGGCAGTTAACATTACAACATCAAATACAAACCGGAGTATTAGTATCGCCCACACCGGCATTGTGGAGTGTTGCCTTTTCTCCTGATGAAAGTAAGTTATACATATCTAATTGCGACACCACCACTTATTTGTTTCAATATGACTTAAACGCAGCCAATATAGCAACCAGTAAAGACACTCTTTGGACTATCAGTAGTCCTAAATATGCAGGAGGTGGTTTAAAATTAGCTCCTGATAATAAAATTTATATGTCATCATGGTATGATAATCAATTAATGTTTCCTTATCCTTATCCAGACAGCGTTTACAACGTATTCAACATGAACCTATCAGTAATAAACCAGCCTGATAGTTTAGGTACGGCATGTAATTTTCAGCCTTACAGTTTTTATCTCGGAGGCAAAAGAACATATCTTGGTTTACCTAATAATCCGGATTATGAGTTGGGGGCTTTAACAGGAAGCATTTGCGATACTTTAACTTCTGTAAAAGAAATAACAGAACAAAATGCCATCAATATTTTTCCTAATCCATTCTTTAACAAAATTGCTTTTCAGTATCAGCAACACAGCAGCACTAAGATAAAAGAAGCAACCATTTTTAATTCAATGGGAGAAATTGTTTTTGAAAAAAAAGTAGCGCAAACGCTTTATGAGTTGGATTTATCTTTTCTTCCCAATGGTGTTTATTTTTTAACTATCCACACAGAAAAAAGCACCATTGCAAAAAAGCTTGTGAAGCTGTAA
- a CDS encoding T9SS type A sorting domain-containing protein: MKAIKYISAAFLLCCAYFANAQKQGSVWCFGDSALVDFSDTANIITGSSMVKSRGSCASIADSAGSLLFYAGYNTDTWAAGGPPFQNGEIWNKQHQIMQNGDSIVMQAWYHEVLIIDNPSNNNQYYVFSIGVTGSSQSGLYYSIVDMSANGGLGAVIQKNVQLHNYKSADGLTAIKHGNGRDWWIINRRWNNINNTFYKYLITPSGVSDSMPQNIGYANNAAVARMQFSNSGNKLAHYNGGGLLELYDFDRCTGLLSNLNTVYPQLMQAPLPWYWSTCFSPDDNLLYISSIPIQSTDTSRLYQFDLTATNIAASADTLRQTHFNESMGFLKLAPDGKIYLATSYYQYYPYKDTMYNNTNMYLSTINSPNNLGSACDLQPYSFYLGGKRTYGGLPNNPDYELGAVTGSACDTLTGIAPLATSAKRAELFVTYMASWKKLFVNAQHLKGKKVELKIMNITGKIIYSAARGLSPSGVGGSAGGYFTQDVNCSTLAKGMYIVSLQTEKERLVNKFIVE; encoded by the coding sequence ATGAAGGCGATAAAATACATAAGCGCAGCATTTTTACTATGCTGCGCTTATTTTGCAAATGCACAAAAGCAAGGCAGCGTGTGGTGCTTTGGCGACAGTGCGCTGGTTGATTTTAGTGATACTGCCAATATCATAACAGGCAGCAGCATGGTAAAATCGCGCGGCAGTTGTGCAAGCATTGCCGACAGTGCCGGAAGCCTGTTATTTTATGCAGGTTATAATACAGATACATGGGCTGCCGGAGGTCCGCCATTTCAAAATGGTGAAATTTGGAATAAACAACATCAAATCATGCAAAATGGTGATTCTATTGTTATGCAAGCCTGGTACCATGAAGTTTTAATTATTGATAATCCATCTAACAACAATCAATATTATGTTTTTTCCATAGGAGTAACGGGTAGTAGTCAGTCAGGCTTATATTATTCCATTGTTGATATGAGCGCCAATGGCGGCTTGGGTGCAGTAATTCAAAAAAATGTACAGTTGCATAATTACAAAAGTGCTGACGGACTAACAGCCATAAAGCATGGCAATGGAAGAGACTGGTGGATTATTAACCGGAGGTGGAATAACATTAACAACACTTTTTATAAATATCTTATTACCCCTTCAGGGGTTTCTGATTCTATGCCGCAAAATATTGGTTATGCTAACAATGCTGCGGTTGCACGCATGCAGTTTTCTAATTCTGGAAATAAATTAGCACATTATAATGGAGGTGGGTTATTGGAGCTATATGATTTTGACCGATGCACCGGATTGTTAAGCAATCTCAACACTGTTTATCCTCAACTCATGCAAGCTCCATTGCCCTGGTATTGGAGCACATGTTTTTCGCCTGACGATAATTTACTTTATATATCCAGCATACCTATACAATCAACCGACACATCGCGGCTGTATCAATTTGATTTAACGGCAACCAATATAGCTGCAAGTGCTGATACGTTGCGACAAACTCATTTTAATGAATCTATGGGATTTCTTAAATTAGCTCCTGACGGTAAAATTTATTTAGCAACAAGTTATTATCAATATTATCCGTATAAGGACACTATGTATAATAACACCAATATGTATTTAAGCACCATTAACTCTCCTAACAACTTAGGCTCAGCATGTGATTTACAACCCTACTCATTTTATCTTGGTGGCAAAAGAACTTACGGAGGTTTGCCCAATAATCCCGATTATGAGTTGGGGGCGGTAACGGGCAGTGCGTGTGATACACTAACTGGTATAGCTCCTCTTGCAACATCAGCAAAGAGAGCGGAATTATTTGTTACCTACATGGCATCATGGAAAAAATTGTTTGTTAATGCGCAGCATTTAAAAGGAAAAAAAGTTGAATTAAAAATAATGAACATAACCGGAAAAATAATTTACAGTGCAGCGCGAGGGCTCTCCCCTTCAGGGGTTGGGGGTAGCGCAGGCGGTTATTTTACACAGGATGTTAATTGCAGCACACTTGCAAAAGGCATGTACATTGTTTCGTTGCAAACAGAAAAAGAAAGATTGGTAAATAAATTTATTGTTGAATAA
- a CDS encoding T9SS type A sorting domain-containing protein: protein MQIVPFSDGQNKYYLFYKNVTGGLDGIFYAIIDMNTVWGTPGLGEVVIKGQQINTNRIADCMQAVKHGNGRDWWLVTKMSDANLTHTDRFIEYLITPSGISGPFHFDFGIAFDQDFQKIIFNTSCSKIMNINTVGYMCEFDFDRCSGVISNPHVIYPEITTFPYNRIFWEGAYSPDDSVFYATTNTVSGVNYSYLLQYDLTAFDIPASCDTLDSAIVPIGTGAVRLAPDGKIYFSRAYKSLTANSYPYADTMYNYINMNLGVINEPNSLGATCNFQPFSFYLGGKRTYLGLPNNPDYDLGALAGSVCDTITGIAPSPLERVGVRFYPNPASENVLFEYDSIFGENSSLVIYNNMGMMVKTIQLGKNDSKTAFSVAGFSPGVYTGHLLINKTFKQTSKLTVIR, encoded by the coding sequence TTGCAGATAGTACCTTTCTCTGACGGACAGAATAAATATTACCTGTTTTATAAAAATGTTACAGGAGGACTTGATGGTATTTTTTATGCCATTATTGATATGAATACCGTATGGGGAACGCCCGGTTTGGGAGAGGTTGTTATCAAAGGGCAGCAAATAAATACAAACAGAATAGCCGATTGCATGCAGGCTGTTAAGCATGGCAATGGCAGGGACTGGTGGTTAGTTACAAAAATGTCAGATGCTAATTTAACACATACCGACAGGTTTATAGAATACCTTATAACTCCCAGCGGCATATCAGGTCCATTCCATTTTGATTTTGGAATAGCATTTGACCAGGATTTTCAAAAAATAATATTTAATACCTCCTGTTCAAAAATAATGAACATAAATACTGTAGGTTATATGTGCGAGTTTGACTTTGACCGTTGCAGCGGTGTCATCAGCAATCCTCATGTTATTTATCCTGAAATAACCACTTTTCCTTATAACAGAATTTTTTGGGAGGGCGCGTATTCTCCTGATGACAGCGTTTTTTATGCTACTACAAATACTGTATCCGGTGTTAATTATAGCTATCTGTTACAGTATGATTTAACAGCGTTTGATATTCCGGCAAGCTGCGATACATTAGATTCGGCAATAGTACCTATTGGAACAGGTGCAGTACGTTTAGCCCCTGATGGTAAAATATATTTTAGTCGTGCCTACAAAAGTCTCACTGCAAACAGCTATCCTTATGCAGACACCATGTATAATTACATAAACATGAATTTGGGAGTAATTAATGAGCCTAATAGTTTAGGAGCTACCTGTAACTTTCAGCCCTTCAGTTTTTACTTAGGCGGTAAACGTACATATTTAGGTTTACCCAATAATCCCGATTATGATTTGGGAGCGTTAGCGGGAAGTGTGTGTGATACAATCACAGGTATTGCTCCCTCTCCTTTGGAGAGGGTTGGGGTGAGGTTTTACCCCAATCCGGCTTCAGAAAATGTACTGTTTGAATATGATAGTATTTTCGGAGAAAACTCAAGCCTTGTTATTTACAACAACATGGGTATGATGGTAAAAACAATTCAGCTTGGCAAGAACGATAGCAAAACAGCATTTTCAGTTGCCGGATTTTCACCGGGAGTTTATACGGGGCATTTGCTTATAAACAAAACGTTTAAGCAAACAAGTAAATTAACTGTTATAAGGTAA
- a CDS encoding T9SS type A sorting domain-containing protein encodes MQIVPFSDGQNKYYVFYTNVRGFIDGIFYAIIDMNTVWGTPGLGEVIIKGQQITNHRIADCLQAVKHGNGRDWWLVTKFSDANLTTLNRFAVFLVTSNGISNPVFYDFNDAMDMDFQKIIFNNSYTKIMNINLYGYMCEFDFDRCSGVISNPHVIYPEITSLPYNRVFWEGAYSPNDSVFYIATNRYPLLLNCYLLQFDLTASDIPASCDTLDDYLFPIEPGAVRLAPDGKIYYSRAYKSPGVNSYPYADSMYNYINMNLSVINEPDNIGAACNYQPFSFYLGGKRTYYGLPNNPDYDLGALAGSVCDTITGIAPSPLENPDSYREGVRLYPNPANSTLYASGMPEGKNEMQVYDLYGRLLLKKQNNSSSGVIDVSSLSDGVYNIRIKNETGEYFKKRFVVIK; translated from the coding sequence TTGCAGATAGTACCTTTCTCTGACGGACAAAATAAATATTATGTATTTTATACTAATGTTCGTGGATTTATTGACGGTATTTTTTATGCCATTATTGATATGAATACCGTATGGGGAACACCCGGTTTAGGTGAGGTTATTATCAAAGGGCAGCAGATTACTAATCACCGTATAGCCGATTGTTTGCAGGCTGTTAAGCATGGCAATGGCAGGGACTGGTGGTTAGTTACTAAATTTTCGGATGCTAACCTTACTACATTAAATCGCTTTGCTGTTTTTTTAGTTACGTCTAATGGCATTTCTAATCCCGTGTTTTATGATTTTAATGATGCCATGGACATGGATTTCCAAAAAATTATATTCAATAACTCTTATACTAAGATTATGAATATTAATCTTTATGGCTATATGTGCGAATTTGATTTTGACCGTTGCAGCGGTGTCATCAGCAATCCTCATGTCATTTATCCTGAAATAACCTCACTCCCTTACAACAGAGTTTTTTGGGAGGGGGCTTATTCTCCCAATGACAGTGTTTTTTATATTGCTACCAATCGCTATCCATTGTTGCTTAATTGCTATTTATTACAGTTTGATCTTACTGCATCAGATATTCCTGCAAGCTGCGATACACTTGATGATTATTTATTTCCAATTGAACCCGGAGCAGTACGTTTAGCTCCTGATGGAAAAATTTATTACAGCCGTGCTTATAAAAGCCCGGGTGTAAACAGTTATCCTTATGCAGATAGCATGTATAATTACATAAACATGAACCTGAGTGTAATTAACGAGCCTGATAATATTGGCGCAGCATGTAATTATCAACCGTTCAGTTTCTACTTAGGCGGTAAACGTACATATTACGGCTTGCCCAATAATCCCGATTATGATTTGGGAGCGTTAGCGGGAAGTGTGTGTGATACAATCACAGGTATTGCTCCCTCTCCTTTGGAGAATCCCGATAGCTATCGGGAGGGAGTGAGGTTATATCCCAACCCCGCCAACAGTACATTGTATGCTAGCGGAATGCCTGAAGGCAAAAACGAAATGCAGGTTTATGACCTTTACGGCAGGTTATTATTGAAAAAGCAAAATAATAGCAGCAGTGGTGTAATAGATGTATCTTCGCTTTCTGACGGAGTGTATAATATTAGAATAAAGAATGAAACAGGCGAATACTTTAAAAAGCGGTTTGTGGTTATTAAATAA
- a CDS encoding T9SS type A sorting domain-containing protein: PAKEKVRFEYSEPVSENSQIEVYDNLGVMVKKIILTKGSISTTFSINDLPPGMYLCRVFINNAYSQSNKLTIIR, from the coding sequence CCTGCAAAAGAAAAAGTGAGATTTGAATATTCAGAACCAGTAAGTGAAAACTCACAGATAGAGGTGTATGATAACTTAGGAGTAATGGTTAAAAAAATCATATTGACGAAGGGTTCTATAAGTACAACTTTTAGCATTAATGATTTGCCTCCGGGCATGTATTTATGCCGTGTGTTTATAAACAATGCTTACAGCCAATCCAATAAATTAACAATTATCAGGTAA
- a CDS encoding T9SS type A sorting domain-containing protein has product MLTANIGRLDSVNRTLQSNDLVAAEAINGSITEDNAMEENSRFINSLIIKKLAVGDTLDASDTTALESIFEQHWLVAGLSVYQAAALLGKEYYSPELPALRKVNNNIPDKPNDNDDVSGAAINMYPNPATGEIYFAGELPDDATVKIYDVTGRVVLLKTYSSRIDVTGLEEGFYMVKIYHDNKMLFNNILVKIK; this is encoded by the coding sequence ATGCTTACTGCCAACATAGGCAGGTTGGATTCTGTTAACCGCACCTTGCAAAGTAATGATCTGGTGGCTGCCGAAGCCATTAATGGGAGCATAACAGAAGACAATGCAATGGAGGAAAACAGCCGGTTTATTAATAGCCTTATCATTAAAAAACTGGCTGTGGGTGATACCCTTGATGCTTCTGATACAACTGCGCTCGAAAGCATATTTGAACAGCATTGGCTGGTGGCAGGTTTAAGCGTTTACCAGGCGGCAGCCTTGCTCGGTAAAGAATATTATTCGCCTGAATTACCGGCATTACGTAAGGTTAATAATAACATACCTGATAAACCAAACGATAACGATGATGTATCAGGTGCAGCAATAAACATGTATCCTAACCCCGCAACCGGTGAAATTTATTTTGCGGGTGAACTGCCTGATGATGCCACAGTAAAAATTTATGATGTTACAGGCAGGGTGGTGTTATTAAAAACATACAGCAGCAGAATTGATGTTACCGGTTTAGAAGAAGGCTTTTATATGGTGAAAATTTACCATGATAATAAAATGCTGTTTAACAACATACTGGTAAAAATTAAGTAA
- a CDS encoding T9SS type A sorting domain-containing protein, whose product MAATLCCCHFFCFSQNKNSVWCFGDSAGIDFGSGVPVTFQSGMDSRGSCVSISDNNGNLLFYAATMPYSGSNPAFSTIVFNSTNSIMANGDSIFGKGWYQELVIVPNPANDSTYYLFSIGSTTTFGLCYSIIDMRLNNGLGAVTVKNIQLQSFQQVDCLNAVKHGNGRDWWVLFRKAGSLSNGNNDWYSYLITPDSIQNVSVQSIGSLNKTSGGHTNWIGLTELYDFDRCSGLLSNPVTIEPEALPSVPYTWSCALSPDASKLYVTTADDTTYLFQYNLNAPNITLSKDTLWTISSPQYAGGGLKLAPDNKIYMSSWYDNQIIFPYPYQDTVYNMYNMNLSVINQPDSLGSACDFQPYSFYLGGKRTYVGLPNNPDYELGALTGSICDTLTSVKEITEQNAINIFPNPFFNKIAFQYQQHSNTKIKEATIFNSTGEIVFEKKVAQTLYELDLSFLPNGIYFLTIHTEKNTITKKLVKL is encoded by the coding sequence ATGGCAGCAACACTCTGTTGCTGCCATTTTTTTTGCTTTTCACAAAACAAGAATTCTGTTTGGTGCTTTGGTGATAGTGCGGGAATAGATTTTGGTTCGGGAGTACCTGTAACTTTTCAATCCGGTATGGATAGTAGAGGAAGCTGTGTCAGCATTTCAGACAATAACGGGAATTTACTTTTTTATGCAGCAACAATGCCTTATTCAGGTTCAAATCCCGCATTTTCAACCATTGTTTTTAACTCCACAAATTCAATAATGGCTAATGGTGATTCTATATTTGGCAAAGGATGGTATCAGGAATTGGTAATAGTGCCTAATCCTGCCAATGACAGCACCTATTATTTATTTTCTATTGGAAGTACTACCACTTTTGGTTTGTGCTATAGTATTATTGATATGCGGCTAAATAATGGATTGGGTGCAGTTACAGTTAAAAATATTCAATTGCAAAGTTTTCAGCAGGTGGATTGCCTGAATGCTGTTAAACATGGCAATGGAAGAGACTGGTGGGTATTATTCAGAAAAGCAGGTTCTTTATCAAATGGCAACAATGACTGGTATTCTTATTTAATAACACCTGACAGCATTCAGAATGTTTCCGTTCAGTCAATAGGTTCATTAAACAAAACTAGCGGAGGACATACCAATTGGATTGGTTTAACAGAGCTATATGATTTTGACCGTTGCTCAGGATTATTAAGCAATCCTGTTACCATTGAACCGGAAGCATTGCCATCAGTGCCATATACATGGAGTTGTGCTTTATCACCCGATGCAAGCAAATTATATGTAACAACAGCAGATGATACCACTTATTTGTTTCAATATAATTTGAATGCACCTAATATTACTTTATCAAAAGACACGCTTTGGACTATAAGCAGCCCACAATATGCAGGAGGCGGTTTAAAATTAGCACCTGATAATAAAATTTATATGTCATCATGGTATGATAATCAAATTATTTTTCCTTATCCTTATCAGGATACTGTTTATAATATGTACAACATGAACTTGTCAGTAATAAACCAGCCTGATAGTTTAGGTTCGGCATGTGATTTTCAGCCTTACAGTTTTTATCTCGGAGGCAAAAGAACTTACGTAGGTTTGCCTAATAATCCTGATTATGAGTTGGGGGCTTTAACAGGAAGCATTTGCGATACTTTAACTTCTGTAAAAGAAATAACAGAACAAAATGCCATCAATATTTTTCCTAATCCATTCTTTAACAAAATTGCTTTTCAGTATCAGCAACACAGCAACACTAAAATAAAAGAAGCAACCATTTTTAATTCAACGGGAGAAATTGTTTTTGAAAAAAAAGTAGCGCAAACGCTTTATGAGTTGGATTTATCTTTTCTTCCAAATGGTATTTATTTTTTAACTATTCACACAGAAAAAAATACCATTACAAAAAAGCTTGTGAAGCTTTAA
- a CDS encoding T9SS type A sorting domain-containing protein: protein MKSGKLFIVFFLATSFYATAQNRNSIWCFGDSAGIDFSNISNPVPITTAMRGRGSCASIADGAGNLLFYSNTYTYLTLVWNALNDTMTNSYPMGGGGVYNELQIVPFPDGQNKYYLFYKNVTGGLDGIFYAIIDMNTVWGTPGLGEVIIKGQQISNHRIADCLQAVKHGNGRDWWLVTKMSDANLTHTDRFIEYLITPSGISGPFHFDFGIAFDQDFQKIIFNTTCSKIMNINTVGYMCEFDFDRCSGVISNPHVIYPEITTFPYNRIFWEGAYSPDDSVFYATTNTVSGVNYSYLLQYDLTAFDIPASCDTLDSAIVPIGTGAVRLAPDGKIYFSRAYKSLTANSYPYADTMYNYINMNLGVINEPNSLGATCNFQPFSFYLGGKRTYLGLPNNPDYDLGALAGSVCDTITGIAPSPLERVGVRFYPNPASENVLFEYDSIFGENSSLVIYNNMGMMVKTIQLGKNDSKTAFSVAGFSPGVYTGHLLINKTFKQTSKLTVIR from the coding sequence ATGAAATCAGGAAAATTATTTATTGTTTTCTTTTTGGCAACGAGTTTTTATGCAACTGCACAAAACCGAAATTCAATCTGGTGCTTTGGCGACAGCGCAGGTATTGATTTTAGTAATATCAGTAATCCTGTACCAATAACAACTGCTATGCGTGGGCGAGGTTCCTGCGCAAGCATTGCTGATGGTGCAGGTAACTTATTGTTTTATAGTAATACATACACGTATTTAACTTTAGTTTGGAATGCCTTGAATGATACCATGACCAACTCATATCCCATGGGGGGGGGGGGGGTATATAATGAGTTACAAATAGTACCTTTTCCTGACGGGCAGAATAAATATTATTTATTTTATAAAAATGTTACAGGAGGACTTGATGGTATTTTTTATGCCATTATTGATATGAATACCGTATGGGGAACGCCCGGTTTGGGCGAGGTTATTATCAAAGGGCAGCAGATTAGTAACCACCGTATAGCCGATTGTTTGCAGGCTGTTAAACATGGCAATGGAAGGGACTGGTGGCTGGTTACAAAAATGTCAGATGCTAATTTAACACATACCGACAGGTTTATAGAATACCTTATAACTCCCAGCGGCATATCAGGTCCATTCCATTTTGATTTTGGAATAGCATTTGATCAGGATTTTCAAAAAATAATTTTTAATACAACCTGTTCAAAAATAATGAACATAAATACTGTAGGTTATATGTGCGAGTTTGACTTTGACCGTTGCAGCGGTGTCATCAGCAATCCTCATGTTATTTATCCTGAAATAACCACTTTTCCTTATAACAGAATTTTTTGGGAGGGCGCGTATTCTCCTGATGACAGCGTTTTTTATGCTACTACAAATACTGTATCCGGTGTTAATTATAGCTATCTGTTACAGTATGATTTAACAGCGTTTGATATTCCGGCAAGCTGCGATACATTAGATTCGGCAATAGTACCTATTGGAACAGGTGCAGTACGTTTAGCCCCTGATGGTAAAATATATTTTAGTCGTGCCTACAAAAGTCTCACTGCAAACAGCTATCCTTATGCAGACACCATGTATAATTACATAAACATGAATTTGGGAGTAATTAATGAGCCTAATAGTTTAGGAGCTACCTGTAACTTTCAGCCCTTCAGTTTTTACTTAGGCGGTAAACGTACATATTTAGGTTTACCCAATAATCCCGATTATGATTTGGGAGCGTTAGCGGGAAGTGTGTGTGATACAATCACAGGTATTGCTCCCTCTCCTTTGGAGAGGGTTGGGGTGAGGTTTTACCCCAATCCGGCTTCAGAAAATGTACTGTTTGAATATGATAGTATTTTCGGAGAAAACTCAAGCCTTGTTATTTACAACAACATGGGTATGATGGTAAAAACAATTCAGCTTGGCAAGAACGATAGCAAAACAGCATTTTCAGTTGCCGGATTTTCACCGGGAGTTTATACGGGGCATTTGCTTATAAACAAAACGTTTAAGCAAACAAGTAAATTAACTGTTATAAGGTAA